Genomic window (Spirosoma sp. KCTC 42546):
CAGACAATGGGTGTTAGCTGACCACGCCGGGCATTAAAGCTTAGGTAACACACAAACACGGCTCCTACAATGTAGAGCAGCATGCCATTGAGTGCATAGCGTTGACGCCATTCCAGCAGAAACTCTTTCCGCATCAATGCACTCATCTGCCGTACCGACTCTGCCATATCTGTTTTGTTGATTCTGCAAATTTACGGTGCAATGCTGACGCGGAAAAGAAATAGTTTTGTGTTCTGATTCTCTTCATGGACTACAATTCTATTATTACCCTTTGTGGGTTCTCCTTTCTGGCGGGCTTTATCGATGCGATTATTGGGGGAGGTGGGTTAATTCAAACGCCTGCCATCTTATTTACCCTGCCGCAATACCCGGTTCCCACACTCATTGGTACCACTAAAATTCCATCGCTGGGTGGGAGCCTGATGGGGGCGTTTCAATATAGCCGACGGGTTGCTGTGGTTGGACGGTTTATTGCGCCCATGATGGCGATTGCTTTTGGTGCCTCCTGGCTGGGCGCCTGGACACTTACGCGGGTGCCGAACAGCTTTATGAAACCATTGGCACTTACCATCCTGATAGCGGTATTCATCTATACGCTCACGCAAAAAAACTTTGGGCAGGTATCGCATCGGATCGTTACCGAAAAGCAGCAGCGATTACGCATGTGGTTGATGGGAGCCATTATTGGTTTCTATGATGGCTTCTTCGGACCGGGGACAGGTAGCTTTCTGGTCCTGGGTTTCATCGCACTGATTGGCTTCGATTTCCTGAAAGCCAGTGCACATGCTAAACTGGTGAATGCATCTACAAATCTGGCCTGTACATTGTTTTTTGCAAACAAGGGTTATATACTCTATGCCTTTGCCTTCCCAATGGCGTTGGCAAACCTATCGGGGGCGTTTTTGGGCGCTCGTTTGGCTATTTTGAAGGGCAATCGGTTTATTCGGATATTCTTCCTGTTGGTTATTGCAGCTACCATCCTGCGGTTTGCGTGGGATCTGCTGGTTAAATAGAACGCTGATTGGTATGATTATCAAGATCAATCATTTTTATGATCATAATAAATCATAATGATCATAAAAATCAGCGTTCTATAATGTGAAATCAAAAATTCAGTTTCCCCCACAATTTCCGAATTGGATCGGCCCAACTGGGCAAATCCAACTGTGTTGGGTCCTGACAAATCGCTAATACCTGTTCGGCCGTTAGCCGTTGATCGGGGTTGACAACCAGTAATTTATCAATGAGTCGTTCGCAGGTGCGCGATAGAGTAGGCTTTAATTTAATAGGAGAGAGGTAATCCGCTTTTTGAACCAGCCGTCCTATTTCCGATTCTGTAGTGCCGCCAAAGGGAGTATAGCCGGTCAGCATTTCGTAAAATAACACGCCCAGCGCCCAGCAATCTGATGCCGATGTGCTCTCTCCGGTAAATTGCTCAGGGGCCATGGTATAGGCTGTACCAACTAAATGTCCTTGACGCGTAAGCCGGGGGGAGTTGGCTAATCGGGCTAGGCCAAAGTCCAGTAGTTTGG
Coding sequences:
- a CDS encoding TSUP family transporter, translated to MDYNSIITLCGFSFLAGFIDAIIGGGGLIQTPAILFTLPQYPVPTLIGTTKIPSLGGSLMGAFQYSRRVAVVGRFIAPMMAIAFGASWLGAWTLTRVPNSFMKPLALTILIAVFIYTLTQKNFGQVSHRIVTEKQQRLRMWLMGAIIGFYDGFFGPGTGSFLVLGFIALIGFDFLKASAHAKLVNASTNLACTLFFANKGYILYAFAFPMALANLSGAFLGARLAILKGNRFIRIFFLLVIAATILRFAWDLLVK
- a CDS encoding serine/threonine-protein kinase, producing the protein MNQTIRGYTLTQWLGSGGMGEVYQAYNDTTRQTVAIKLLSRLEHAERFRNEATVQASLRHPHIALLHEFFVEGGLFCLVMEYIEGPTIEQFTRKNGPLTEEAAWKILGQVASALAYLHRHQIVHRDLKAGNIKFGRQGNAKLLDFGLARLANSPRLTRQGHLVGTAYTMAPEQFTGESTSASDCWALGVLFYEMLTGYTPFGGTTESEIGRLVQKADYLSPIKLKPTLSRTCERLIDKLLVVNPDQRLTAEQVLAICQDPTQLDLPSWADPIRKLWGKLNF